One genomic window of Danio rerio strain Tuebingen ecotype United States chromosome 24, GRCz12tu, whole genome shotgun sequence includes the following:
- the twsg1b gene encoding twisted gastrulation protein homolog 1-B isoform X1, whose translation MGSSSSSSVVLLLLSSLSIALACNKALCASDVSKCLIQELCQCRPADGNCSCCKECMLCLGSLWEECCDCVGMCNPRSMSESPATGRSTVEDLFQPIPSLFRALTEGDAPTHTLVLTLPLAEELQYQHNLHNYLETLHNTQHNNTTSVPENSIHSSYHTQDKQCTVVYFDECVSIRQCKQYCESMGGSKYRWFHNACCQCIGPECVDYGSKSVRCLNCLY comes from the exons ATGgggtcttcatcatcatcatcagtggtCCTCCTCCTGCTGTCCTCTCTCTCCATCGCTCTGGCCTGTAATAAAGCTCTGTGCGCCAGTGACGTCAGCAAGTGTCTCATTCAG gagCTGTGTCAGTGTCGTCCAGCTGATGGGAACTGCTCGTGCTGTAAGGAGTGTATGTTGTGTCTGGGCTCTCTGTGGGAGGAGTGCTGCGACTGTGTGG gCATGTGTAACCCGCGCAGCATGAGTGAGTCTCCAGCGACGGGCAGGAGTACGGTGGAGGATCTGTTCCAGCCCATCCCGTCTCTGTTCCGCGCGCTGACGGAGGGCGACGctcccacacacacactggtgcTGACGCTGCCGCTAGCAGAGGAGCTGCAGTACCAACACAACCTGCACAACTACCTGGAGACGctacacaacacacaacacaacaacacaacctCTGTGCCCGAGAACAGCATCCACAGCAGCTACCACACGCaag ataaGCAGTGTACAGTGGTGTACTTTGACGAGTGTGTGTCCATCCGCCAGTGTAAGCAGTACTGTGAGTCTATGGGGGGCTCCAAGTACCGCTGGTTCCACAACGCCTGCTGCCAGTGTATCGGGCCCGAGTGTGTGGACTACGGCAGCAAGAGCGTCCGCTGCCTCAACTGCCTCTACTGA
- the twsg1b gene encoding twisted gastrulation protein homolog 1-B precursor (The RefSeq protein has 1 non-frameshifting indel compared to this genomic sequence), with amino-acid sequence MGSSSSSSVVLLLLLLSSLSIALACNKALCASDVSKCLIQELCQCRPADGNCSCCKECMLCLGSLWEECCDCVGMCNPRSMSESPATGRSTVEDLFQPIPSLFRALTEGDAPTHTLVLTLPLAEELQYQHNLHNYLETLHNTQHNNTTSVPENSIHSSYHTQDKQCTVVYFDECVSIRQCKQYCESMGGSKYRWFHNACCQCIGPECVDYGSKSVRCLNCLY; translated from the exons ATGgggtcttcatcatcatcatcagtggtCCTCCTCCTGCTGTCCTCTCTCTCCATCGCTCTGGCCTGTAATAAAGCTCTGTGCGCCAGTGACGTCAGCAAGTGTCTCATTCAG gagCTGTGTCAGTGTCGTCCAGCTGATGGGAACTGCTCGTGCTGTAAGGAGTGTATGTTGTGTCTGGGCTCTCTGTGGGAGGAGTGCTGCGACTGTGTGG gCATGTGTAACCCGCGCAGCATGAGTGAGTCTCCAGCGACGGGCAGGAGTACGGTGGAGGATCTGTTCCAGCCCATCCCGTCTCTGTTCCGCGCGCTGACGGAGGGCGACGctcccacacacacactggtgcTGACGCTGCCGCTAGCAGAGGAGCTGCAGTACCAACACAACCTGCACAACTACCTGGAGACGctacacaacacacaacacaacaacacaacctCTGTGCCCGAGAACAGCATCCACAGCAGCTACCACACGCaag ataaGCAGTGTACAGTGGTGTACTTTGACGAGTGTGTGTCCATCCGCCAGTGTAAGCAGTACTGTGAGTCTATGGGGGGCTCCAAGTACCGCTGGTTCCACAACGCCTGCTGCCAGTGTATCGGGCCCGAGTGTGTGGACTACGGCAGCAAGAGCGTCCGCTGCCTCAACTGCCTCTACTGA
- the LOC141380784 gene encoding ependymin-like codes for MCVCVFIFIMISLMLVLISALSVSAQPRPCEAPAQYVGSMSLSAADGIVTSAATYSYDAQRQQIRFRNHMNILNETILTDLLIHFQQGVLYEIDYSRLSCQKKALESTFHPTRVPADAVFLGQVILGTSSVPGLGLLSNSWVGEIAEIQAQYMLTFAEFTCLPISASVFTPSTGWMAISFYNHLLGVHNPQDFVPPFFCPTSQQDQHLPKTHFLKAVGLMR; via the exons atgtgtgtgtgtgtgttcatcttcATCATGATCTCTCTGATGCTCGTCCTCATCTCTGCTCTCTCCGTCAGTGCTCAGCCGCGACCATGTG aggCTCCAGCTCAGTATGTGGGCAGCATGTCTCTG TCTGCAGCTGATGGAATCGTCACGTCTGCAGCCACGTACTCTTATGATGCTCAGAGGCAGCAGATCCGCTTCAGAAACCACATGAACATCCTCAACGAGACCATCCTGACAGACCTGCTCATACACTTCCagcag GGTGTGCTGTATGAGATCGATTACTCGCGTCTGTCCTGCCAGAAGAAGGCTCTAGAGTCGACCTTTCACCCCACGCGGGTGCCGGCTGATGCTGTCTTCTTAGGGCAGGTGATTCTGGGCACCTCGTCTGTGCCGGGACTCGGGCTCCTCAGCAACTCATGGGTCGGAGAGATTGCAGAGATACAGG CTCAGTACATGCTGACCTTCGCTGAGTTCACCTGTTTGCCCATCAGTGCCTCCGTCTTCACACCGAGCACCGGATGGATGGCTATCAG CTTCTATAATCATCTGCTGGGGGTTCATAATCCTCAAGACTTCGTGCCACCGTTCTTCTGTCCAACATCACAGCAGGACCAGCATTTGCCCAAGACACACTTCCTGAAGGCGGTGGGTTTGATGCGCTGA
- the ssr1 gene encoding translocon-associated protein subunit alpha precursor: protein MKLLQKLLLLLLLAFPATLMLKGPVVSAQDATEEEEAVDEDAGDDVLAEDEDDEAEVEDDENTELTEEKEEEEEEALVGEVKASPNADTTILFVKGEDFPANNIVKFLLGFSNKGSENFVVESLDASFRYPQDFQFYIQNFTALQLGTLVPPQRQATFEYSFIPAEPMGGRPFGLVINLNYRDDSGNVFQDAVFNQTVTITEREDGLDGETIFMYVFLSGLGLLLVIGLHQLLESRKRRRPAAKVEMGTSNHNDVDMSWIPQETLNQINKASPRRSPRKRTQKRSAGSDE from the exons ATGAAACTGCTGCAgaaactgctgctgctgctcctgCTGGCGTTTCCCGCCACGCTGATGCTGAAGG GTCCTGTAGTGTCTGCTCAGGACGCCACTGAGGAAGAGGAGGCTGTGGATGAAGATGCTGGTGATGATGTGCTGGCggaggatgaggatgatgaagccGAGGTGGAGGACGATGAGAACACTGAGCTG ACGGAAGagaaagaggaagaggaagaagaagctCTAGTGGGAGAGGTGAAGGCTTCACCCAACGCAGACACAACCATCCTGTTCGTCAAAGGAGAAG ATTTTCCAGCTAACAACATCGTGAAGTTCCTGCTGGGCTTCAGCAATAAGGGCTCGGAGAACTTCGTGGTGGAGTCTCTGGACGCCTCGTTCCGTTACCCGCAGGACTTCCAGTTCTACATCCAGAACTTCACGGCGCTGCAGCTGGGCACACTGGTCCCTCCACAGCGCCAGGCCACCTTCGAGTACTCCTTCATCCCCGCTGAGCCCATGGGCGGACGACCCTTCGGCCTCGTCATCAACCTCAACTACAGGGAcgacagt GGAAACGTTTTCCAGGACGCCGTCTTCAACCAGACTGTCACCATCACAGAGAGAGAGGACGGCCTGGACGGAGAAAC GATCTTCATGTACGTGTTCCTCTCGGGTCTCGGCCTGCTATTGGTCATCGGTCTTCATCAGCTGCTTGAATCACGCAAG agGAGACGGCCTGCAGCTAAAGTGGAGATGGGCACATCCAACCACAATGATGTGGACATGAGCTGGATCCCACAGGAAACACTCAACCAGATCA ataAAGCGTCTCCCAGACGGTCTCCACGTAAGAGGACTCAGAAGCGCTCCGCCGGCTCAGACGAGTGA
- the ssr1 gene encoding translocon-associated protein subunit alpha isoform X1 — MKLLQKLLLLLLLAFPATLMLKGPVVSAQDATEEEEAVDEDAGDDVLAEDEDDEAEVEDDENTELTEEKEEEEEEALVGEVKASPNADTTILFVKGEDFPANNIVKFLLGFSNKGSENFVVESLDASFRYPQDFQFYIQNFTALQLGTLVPPQRQATFEYSFIPAEPMGGRPFGLVINLNYRDDSGNVFQDAVFNQTVTITEREDGLDGETIFMYVFLSGLGLLLVIGLHQLLESRKRRRPAAKVEMGTSNHNDVDMSWIPQETLNQIMASRRDKASPRRSPRKRTQKRSAGSDE; from the exons ATGAAACTGCTGCAgaaactgctgctgctgctcctgCTGGCGTTTCCCGCCACGCTGATGCTGAAGG GTCCTGTAGTGTCTGCTCAGGACGCCACTGAGGAAGAGGAGGCTGTGGATGAAGATGCTGGTGATGATGTGCTGGCggaggatgaggatgatgaagccGAGGTGGAGGACGATGAGAACACTGAGCTG ACGGAAGagaaagaggaagaggaagaagaagctCTAGTGGGAGAGGTGAAGGCTTCACCCAACGCAGACACAACCATCCTGTTCGTCAAAGGAGAAG ATTTTCCAGCTAACAACATCGTGAAGTTCCTGCTGGGCTTCAGCAATAAGGGCTCGGAGAACTTCGTGGTGGAGTCTCTGGACGCCTCGTTCCGTTACCCGCAGGACTTCCAGTTCTACATCCAGAACTTCACGGCGCTGCAGCTGGGCACACTGGTCCCTCCACAGCGCCAGGCCACCTTCGAGTACTCCTTCATCCCCGCTGAGCCCATGGGCGGACGACCCTTCGGCCTCGTCATCAACCTCAACTACAGGGAcgacagt GGAAACGTTTTCCAGGACGCCGTCTTCAACCAGACTGTCACCATCACAGAGAGAGAGGACGGCCTGGACGGAGAAAC GATCTTCATGTACGTGTTCCTCTCGGGTCTCGGCCTGCTATTGGTCATCGGTCTTCATCAGCTGCTTGAATCACGCAAG agGAGACGGCCTGCAGCTAAAGTGGAGATGGGCACATCCAACCACAATGATGTGGACATGAGCTGGATCCCACAGGAAACACTCAACCAGATCA TGGCGAGTCGGAGAG ataAAGCGTCTCCCAGACGGTCTCCACGTAAGAGGACTCAGAAGCGCTCCGCCGGCTCAGACGAGTGA